Genomic DNA from Thiohalobacter sp.:
ACCCGATGCTGCAGCGCATCTACGGCACGGCCTGGCGCGACAAAAAGGAACTGAAGGCCTACCTGCACCGGCTGGAGGAAGCGGAGAAGCGCGACCACCGCAAGCTGGGCAAGGCGCTGGACCTCTTCCATACCCAGGAAGAGGCTCCGGGCATGGTGTTCTGGCACGACCGCGGCTGGCAGATCTATCTCACCATCGAGCAGTACGTGCGCGACAAGCTGCGCCAGCACGGCTACCAGGAGGTGCACACCCCGGAGGTCATCGACCGGGTGCTGTGGGAGAAGTCCGGGCACTGGGACAAGTTCCAGGACATGATGTTCACCACCCACTCGGAGAACCGCGACTACGCGGTCAAGCCGATGAACTGCCCGGCGCACATCCAGATCTTCAATCACGGCCTCAAGTCCTACCGGGACCTGCCGCTGCGGCTGGCGGAGTTCGGCTCCTGCCACCGCAACGAGCCTTCCGGGACCCTGCACGGCCTGATGCGGGTGCGCAACTTCGTCCAGGACGATGCCCACATATTCTGCATGGAATCCCAGATCCTCGACGAGGTCTCGGCCTTCATCGACCTGCTGTTCGAGGTCTACCGGGATTTCGGCTTCGACGAGGTGCTGATCAAGCTCTCCACCCGCCCCGAGCAGCGGGTCGGCGACGATGCCCTCTGGGACCGCGCCGAGCAGGCGCTGGAGGACGCCCTCAACCACAAGGGCCTGGAATGGGAACTGCAGCCGGGGGAGGGCGCCTTCTACGGGCCCAAGATCGAGTTCTCGCTGCGCGACTGCCTGGGCCGGGTCTGGCAACTGGGCACCATTCAGCTTGATTTCTCCATGCCGGGGCGACTGGGCGCCCACTACATCGCCGAGGACGGCAGCAAGCAGGTGCCGGTGATGCTGCACCGGGCCATCTTGGGCTCGCTGGAGCGCTTCATCGGCATCCTGATCGAGCACTACGAGGGCAGGTTCCCGCTCTGGCTGGCCCCGGTGCAGGCCGTGGTGCTCAATATCACCGATCGCCAGGCCGAGGCCGTCCGGGCGGTGGAACAATCCTTGAAAAATCAGGGTATCCGGGCCATTTCGGACTTGAGAAACGAGAAAATCGGCTTTAAAATCCGCGAGCACACATTGCAACGGGTTCCCTACCTCCTGATCGTGGGAGACCGGGAAGCCGAAGCCGGAACCGTGGCCGTGCGCACGCGCAGCGGGGAGGACCTGGGTACCATGACACTGGATGCCCTGGTCGAACGACTCTCCTCGGAGATCGCGAGCCGCGGCCGCGCTGCTTTGGAGGAATAGGGCATCGCTAAGCCAAAGGAACAGTACCGCGTCAATGATCGGA
This window encodes:
- the thrS gene encoding threonine--tRNA ligase, giving the protein MPTITLPDGSRRSYDHPVTLQDIAADIGPGLARAALAGKVDGRMVDLSHTIDTDAEVALVTARDDEALQLLRHDAAHVMAQAVQELYPGTQVTIGPVIEDGFYYDFAREEPFTPEDLEKIEARMHEIVKRDLPIRREVWDRDEAIRVFDELGEKYKVEIIRDLPEGEEISVYRQGDWFDLCRGPHLPSTGRLGKAFKLMKLAGAYWRGDSRNPMLQRIYGTAWRDKKELKAYLHRLEEAEKRDHRKLGKALDLFHTQEEAPGMVFWHDRGWQIYLTIEQYVRDKLRQHGYQEVHTPEVIDRVLWEKSGHWDKFQDMMFTTHSENRDYAVKPMNCPAHIQIFNHGLKSYRDLPLRLAEFGSCHRNEPSGTLHGLMRVRNFVQDDAHIFCMESQILDEVSAFIDLLFEVYRDFGFDEVLIKLSTRPEQRVGDDALWDRAEQALEDALNHKGLEWELQPGEGAFYGPKIEFSLRDCLGRVWQLGTIQLDFSMPGRLGAHYIAEDGSKQVPVMLHRAILGSLERFIGILIEHYEGRFPLWLAPVQAVVLNITDRQAEAVRAVEQSLKNQGIRAISDLRNEKIGFKIREHTLQRVPYLLIVGDREAEAGTVAVRTRSGEDLGTMTLDALVERLSSEIASRGRAALEE